The proteins below come from a single Corynebacterium glyciniphilum AJ 3170 genomic window:
- a CDS encoding beta-class phenol-soluble modulin, whose amino-acid sequence MFDALTELAKSIAGIVTSAIEGDWAGLATNIVGTVRDSIGVGSSALEAGSSVIEASAE is encoded by the coding sequence ATGTTCGACGCGCTCACTGAACTCGCAAAGTCTATCGCAGGTATCGTCACCTCTGCCATTGAGGGCGACTGGGCAGGTCTCGCCACCAACATTGTGGGCACTGTCCGCGATTCGATTGGTGTCGGTTCCTCTGCTCTGGAGGCAGGTTCCTCGGTTATTGAGGCCTCCGCGGAGTAG
- a CDS encoding ABC transporter substrate-binding protein, which yields MKPLIRSAALLVTVATTLSVTACGGAEDDNTGHTRVLLDWNPNPDHLALYTADHTGAYDEQGLDVEFLLPGNTADAAKDVSLGRADLAISYETDTIIARAEGLDVINVGALIPTPLNSLITKASSGITEPSDLEGKSVATSGLPSQQATLNYIAEQAGIDPESITMPNVQQNLNQALLSDQVDAIFGAYPNIEGVELAQRTDITTLTAAEMGVPSSAELVIIANPTRLSEDDAYADRVRNFLAGTADGHDAAMRDAALAVDALTPETAGAYDPDLLAAMVEATIDILEKGNSDGDTTFGVQNPQAWSDYADWMRENGLLDAATGSNALINGADATTNDYLPA from the coding sequence ATGAAACCCCTGATCAGATCCGCCGCCCTCCTTGTCACTGTGGCCACCACACTGTCGGTGACTGCCTGCGGCGGCGCGGAGGACGACAACACCGGTCACACCCGCGTTCTACTGGACTGGAACCCGAACCCCGACCACCTGGCCCTCTACACCGCCGACCACACCGGCGCTTACGATGAGCAGGGTCTGGACGTGGAATTCCTGCTTCCCGGAAACACCGCTGACGCCGCCAAGGACGTTTCCCTGGGACGGGCGGACCTGGCGATCAGCTACGAGACCGACACGATCATTGCCCGCGCCGAGGGCCTGGACGTGATCAATGTCGGTGCTCTGATCCCCACACCCCTGAACTCTCTGATCACCAAGGCCAGCTCCGGAATCACCGAGCCCAGCGACCTTGAGGGAAAATCCGTGGCCACGTCAGGGCTCCCGTCGCAGCAGGCCACACTGAACTACATCGCGGAACAAGCTGGGATCGACCCGGAGTCGATCACCATGCCCAACGTCCAACAAAACCTCAACCAGGCATTGCTCAGCGATCAGGTGGATGCCATCTTCGGCGCCTACCCCAACATCGAGGGCGTTGAACTCGCACAACGCACCGACATCACCACGCTGACAGCCGCCGAGATGGGTGTACCGTCCTCTGCGGAACTAGTGATCATCGCCAACCCCACCCGCCTCTCCGAGGACGACGCGTACGCCGACCGCGTCCGCAATTTCCTCGCCGGCACTGCCGACGGCCACGATGCGGCGATGCGGGACGCAGCCCTGGCCGTCGACGCGCTCACCCCGGAAACTGCGGGTGCCTACGACCCCGACCTGCTGGCGGCGATGGTCGAGGCGACCATCGATATCCTGGAGAAGGGCAACAGCGACGGCGACACCACCTTCGGGGTGCAGAATCCGCAGGCGTGGTCGGACTACGCCGACTGGATGCGCGAGAACGGACTGCTCGATGCGGCAACAGGAAGCAATGCGCTGATCAACGGTGCCGATGCCACCACCAACGACTACCTCCCGGCGTAG
- a CDS encoding HAD-IA family hydrolase: MSTDSRFTVAAILFDIDGTLVDSTPAVNRAWRAWAAEHAIDASEVLAVCHGRRSADTIADFLPADQVAAEAEKLEAQEAGDVDGVVALPGAAELLTSLPAGMWAAVTSGSQALMRARLSAAGLPVPGNLIAAEDVTEGKPDPQGYRKAAEALGVEPEDCLVIEDAPAGLGAGRAAGGRVLAVATSHAREELEALGRGEAPDAVLDDLTDLRIEAQDGRLAVTIADGESKQE; encoded by the coding sequence ATGAGTACAGATTCCAGATTCACTGTCGCGGCCATCCTCTTCGACATCGACGGCACGCTGGTGGATTCCACCCCTGCCGTGAACCGGGCGTGGCGTGCCTGGGCAGCCGAGCACGCCATTGACGCCAGCGAGGTCCTCGCCGTGTGCCACGGGCGCCGATCCGCCGACACCATCGCGGACTTCCTCCCGGCGGACCAGGTGGCAGCCGAGGCCGAGAAGCTTGAGGCGCAGGAAGCCGGAGACGTGGACGGTGTCGTCGCACTGCCAGGCGCGGCAGAACTGCTCACGTCTCTGCCCGCCGGCATGTGGGCGGCAGTCACCTCGGGTTCACAGGCATTGATGCGTGCACGGCTCAGTGCGGCGGGCCTCCCCGTCCCGGGGAACCTGATTGCCGCCGAGGACGTCACCGAGGGAAAACCGGATCCGCAGGGGTACCGGAAAGCAGCTGAGGCACTGGGGGTCGAACCCGAAGACTGCCTGGTCATCGAGGATGCCCCGGCAGGATTAGGTGCCGGACGCGCCGCCGGTGGCCGGGTACTCGCGGTGGCGACCTCCCACGCACGCGAAGAACTGGAAGCGCTCGGACGCGGTGAGGCGCCGGACGCCGTCCTTGATGACCTCACGGATCTCCGGATCGAGGCTCAGGACGGTCGGCTTGCCGTCACAATCGCCGACGGCGAGAGCAAGCAGGAGTAA
- a CDS encoding ABC transporter permease, with translation MSTRALSSVAPPLVTVVLIALLWVAATSGTRIEDYVLPSPGSVVTALRDNWAGRLAPATWLTLTETLLGILCGVAVALVVTVAAGYLPLLGRALTPLLVASQAVPTIVLGPILTIALGYGMLPKVIVVALVCFFPVAMNLLSGIRGVDQRLVDTMRSLHGTRHAVFWRLRFPSALPAGFAGLRVAVTYAPVAAVFSEYTGSTDGVGYLLLQAIPRLQTDYVFALVVVLTVMSATLLLLATMLERLCCPWAAHSPSQSPKGSR, from the coding sequence GTGAGTACACGCGCCCTCTCCTCCGTCGCTCCTCCCCTGGTCACGGTGGTCCTCATCGCCCTGCTCTGGGTCGCGGCAACCTCCGGGACGCGCATCGAGGACTACGTCCTCCCCTCGCCCGGGTCGGTCGTCACCGCGCTACGGGATAACTGGGCGGGACGATTGGCCCCGGCGACGTGGCTTACGCTGACCGAAACGCTGCTGGGCATCCTGTGCGGAGTGGCGGTCGCCCTGGTTGTCACCGTTGCAGCAGGCTACCTGCCGCTACTCGGACGCGCACTGACGCCACTGCTGGTGGCGTCGCAGGCGGTACCCACCATCGTGCTCGGCCCGATACTCACGATCGCGCTGGGGTACGGGATGCTGCCCAAGGTGATCGTGGTTGCCCTGGTCTGTTTCTTCCCGGTGGCGATGAACCTGTTGTCGGGTATCCGCGGAGTCGACCAGCGGCTGGTGGACACGATGCGCAGCCTGCACGGCACCCGCCACGCGGTGTTCTGGCGCCTGCGGTTCCCGTCCGCCCTGCCCGCCGGCTTCGCCGGGCTCCGGGTCGCGGTGACCTATGCCCCGGTTGCCGCGGTGTTCTCGGAGTACACCGGTTCCACCGACGGTGTGGGGTACCTGTTGCTCCAGGCCATCCCCCGGCTACAGACCGACTATGTCTTCGCCCTCGTGGTGGTGCTGACCGTCATGTCCGCCACGCTGTTGCTGCTGGCCACCATGCTGGAGCGACTCTGCTGCCCCTGGGCGGCCCACTCCCCCTCACAATCTCCGAAAGGTTCCCGATGA
- a CDS encoding YdcF family protein yields the protein MHTASVISLACLTIVAAVTVWRIRRHPRRPSNGFWLLATVGALWYAVLALTSALMPVHAVSVPALIGTAPTLILPALVIIAGVSLIANTGVVVRREGVRPATLTPAVIGVALLGTVGLATTALYIAAGDVTVLSWSARAAVNVAVLALIPGTMLIVELVAYTVYAVVYRWLPHRDEANVIVVLGCGLVDGAVSPLLAARVDTAIAEYTAREDAGTAPLLVMSGGQGADETRTEAEAMAEYARERGVPDDRILMEMQSTNTEENLLFTEELLEDAGFADPSLLIVTSNFHVLRSVSLSRQLRLRVGALGSPTPSYYLPSAFLREFAALVVHYRWANVLVWLMLTALWAVPLIVM from the coding sequence ATGCACACCGCCTCAGTCATCTCGCTCGCCTGCCTGACGATCGTTGCCGCGGTGACTGTCTGGCGGATACGCAGGCACCCGCGGCGTCCGTCCAACGGGTTCTGGTTGCTCGCCACCGTCGGTGCACTCTGGTATGCGGTACTGGCACTGACGTCGGCACTGATGCCCGTGCACGCGGTGTCGGTTCCGGCATTGATCGGTACGGCACCCACGCTCATCCTCCCCGCACTGGTGATCATTGCCGGAGTCTCACTCATTGCCAATACCGGGGTGGTGGTACGTCGTGAAGGCGTGCGTCCGGCAACCCTGACGCCTGCCGTGATCGGAGTTGCCCTGCTGGGGACGGTGGGTCTCGCGACGACGGCGCTCTATATCGCGGCGGGCGACGTCACCGTATTGTCCTGGTCGGCGCGTGCGGCGGTGAATGTCGCCGTGCTGGCCCTGATTCCCGGCACCATGCTGATCGTCGAACTGGTCGCCTACACCGTGTACGCGGTGGTCTACCGGTGGCTCCCGCATCGCGACGAAGCGAATGTCATTGTCGTCCTCGGCTGCGGACTCGTCGACGGCGCGGTATCGCCGCTGCTGGCTGCACGGGTGGATACGGCGATCGCCGAGTACACCGCTCGGGAGGATGCAGGAACAGCTCCTCTGCTGGTCATGTCCGGCGGACAGGGGGCGGACGAGACGCGTACAGAAGCGGAGGCCATGGCGGAGTACGCGCGGGAACGAGGGGTGCCCGACGACAGGATCCTCATGGAGATGCAGTCCACCAACACCGAGGAGAACCTGTTGTTCACCGAAGAGCTGCTGGAGGACGCGGGGTTCGCCGACCCGTCCCTGCTCATCGTGACCAGTAATTTCCACGTCCTGCGGTCGGTGTCGCTCTCGCGCCAACTACGCCTGCGGGTAGGCGCACTGGGGTCGCCGACGCCGTCGTACTACCTGCCCTCGGCGTTCCTCCGGGAGTTCGCCGCACTTGTGGTCCACTACCGGTGGGCGAACGTCCTCGTCTGGCTCATGCTTACGGCACTGTGGGCTGTCCCGTTGATTGTCATGTGA
- a CDS encoding lysophospholipid acyltransferase family protein, protein MSNEMSWAARAIITRTNGTVAAPRQRRRTLYDLVKNMILWIFYLQNIRIEIEGAENIPLTGGVILAPNHRAYYDVIPVSGPLQLRGDRKPRYMLKKEAFVNRWISKLFVELGGIAVDRAPGKGRESLSAAVDALQDGEVVAVFPQGTIRHDKEIGELKSGAVRMAARSGAVIVPVGCSGTQKLWTRGERPRLGGRRVTVYVVVGEPITVDGKGTEGTEGTEEMDAGTSALRARLQSVKDRADEAAMRRTYAGR, encoded by the coding sequence ATGTCGAACGAAATGTCCTGGGCGGCGCGTGCCATCATCACCAGAACCAACGGTACGGTCGCAGCGCCCCGGCAGCGTCGACGGACGCTCTACGATCTGGTGAAGAATATGATCCTGTGGATCTTCTACCTGCAGAATATCCGCATCGAGATCGAAGGGGCAGAGAACATCCCGCTCACCGGCGGCGTGATCCTCGCCCCGAACCACCGTGCCTACTATGACGTCATCCCGGTCAGTGGACCGCTCCAGCTGCGCGGCGACCGTAAACCGCGCTACATGCTGAAGAAGGAGGCCTTCGTGAACCGATGGATTTCGAAACTGTTCGTCGAACTCGGTGGCATCGCGGTGGACCGCGCACCGGGAAAGGGACGGGAGTCATTGTCTGCGGCCGTCGATGCGTTGCAGGACGGAGAGGTTGTCGCGGTCTTTCCTCAGGGGACGATCCGCCATGACAAGGAGATCGGCGAGCTGAAATCCGGCGCGGTACGCATGGCGGCCCGGTCCGGAGCGGTGATCGTTCCGGTCGGGTGTTCCGGGACGCAGAAACTGTGGACCCGGGGAGAGCGACCGCGTCTGGGTGGACGTCGGGTGACCGTGTATGTCGTGGTCGGCGAGCCCATCACTGTGGACGGCAAGGGTACGGAGGGTACGGAGGGCACGGAGGAAATGGACGCCGGAACCTCAGCGCTACGGGCCCGGTTGCAGTCGGTCAAGGACCGGGCCGATGAGGCGGCGATGAGGCGCACCTACGCCGGGAGGTAG
- a CDS encoding ABC transporter permease codes for MMTATTPTTITPPASPRPGAFWRHSLLLMRRSLAKTARNPGLLANGVMTPVIFLVLFVYLFGGAVSGSSGDYIQYVFPGIVVTGAGLSGMLSSGMALNIDMKKGVFDRFRSLPIGRTTPLLGSILADVVRYVIAVVVLFAIGFLMGFRVHTDAVSALGAAALAIFFGFCISWVTVFLGVLFKDENTLMMFVFFAFIVLLFGTSLAAPIDTLPGWLQAWANVNPVNHAMDAARGLLSDYPLGNSVTWTLIWSAIIFVVFCPLAVITYARKS; via the coding sequence ATGATGACCGCCACGACCCCGACCACCATCACCCCGCCGGCCTCCCCCAGGCCCGGTGCATTCTGGCGGCACAGCCTCCTGCTCATGAGGCGGAGCCTGGCCAAGACCGCACGCAATCCCGGACTTCTGGCCAACGGCGTGATGACACCGGTGATTTTTCTCGTGCTGTTCGTGTACCTCTTCGGCGGTGCGGTCTCAGGCTCCTCCGGGGACTATATCCAGTACGTCTTCCCGGGAATCGTCGTGACAGGGGCAGGATTGTCCGGGATGCTCTCATCAGGTATGGCGCTCAACATCGACATGAAGAAGGGCGTCTTCGACAGGTTCCGCAGTCTGCCGATCGGCAGGACGACACCATTGCTCGGCTCCATTCTTGCCGATGTCGTCCGTTACGTCATTGCGGTGGTGGTTCTCTTCGCCATCGGGTTCCTCATGGGATTCCGCGTCCACACTGATGCGGTCTCTGCACTCGGCGCGGCTGCCCTGGCCATCTTCTTCGGTTTCTGCATCAGTTGGGTGACCGTGTTCCTCGGCGTGCTCTTCAAGGACGAGAACACCCTGATGATGTTCGTGTTCTTCGCTTTCATCGTGCTGCTTTTCGGCACCAGTCTGGCTGCACCTATCGACACACTGCCCGGATGGCTGCAGGCATGGGCGAATGTCAATCCCGTCAACCATGCCATGGATGCCGCCCGCGGCCTGCTGAGCGACTATCCCCTCGGGAACTCGGTGACCTGGACGCTGATCTGGTCGGCGATTATCTTCGTCGTCTTCTGCCCGTTGGCCGTCATCACCTATGCACGAAAGAGCTGA
- a CDS encoding ABC transporter ATP-binding protein: MPPVTAVAVDRVDVAYPHSPAVLQDVHLTVTAGEHVAVIGRSGCGKSTLLHLIGGLVSPAQGSVTVLNHTDDSSRLDHCALMPQGDSLLPWFSVRDNVAVPLRNRGVGRRAARARAAEVLAWCGLEHHGRRRPDQLSGGMRQRAALARALLAEKPVLLADEPLGALDAITRADIQDWLHTVLSAPATDNIHKAATTMIMVTHDVDEALLLSHRVILLADGRVRQTWPGWFSRRAGRPREDVLADPDFAEARAALLRELAGGGQ; encoded by the coding sequence ATGCCGCCCGTCACGGCGGTGGCCGTCGACCGTGTCGACGTCGCCTACCCGCACTCTCCTGCCGTCCTGCAGGACGTCCATCTCACCGTCACCGCCGGCGAGCACGTCGCCGTCATCGGCCGCTCCGGGTGCGGCAAGTCCACACTGCTGCACCTCATCGGTGGGCTCGTCTCTCCAGCACAGGGCAGTGTGACCGTCCTCAACCACACCGACGACTCCTCACGGCTCGATCACTGTGCCCTGATGCCCCAGGGCGACAGCCTACTGCCCTGGTTCAGCGTCCGTGACAATGTTGCCGTTCCACTGCGCAACCGTGGCGTAGGCCGACGCGCGGCCCGTGCCCGAGCCGCCGAAGTGCTGGCCTGGTGCGGGTTGGAGCACCACGGTCGTCGCCGTCCCGACCAACTCAGCGGAGGTATGCGACAGCGTGCCGCGCTGGCCCGGGCGTTGCTCGCGGAGAAACCCGTCCTACTCGCGGACGAACCGCTCGGTGCACTGGACGCAATCACCCGCGCCGACATCCAGGACTGGCTCCATACCGTGCTCAGCGCACCGGCCACGGACAACATCCACAAGGCAGCGACCACGATGATCATGGTGACTCATGATGTGGACGAGGCTCTGCTGCTGTCCCACCGGGTCATTCTCCTGGCCGACGGTCGGGTGCGACAGACGTGGCCGGGATGGTTTAGCCGTCGCGCTGGACGCCCCCGGGAAGACGTCCTCGCTGATCCGGATTTCGCGGAGGCCCGCGCCGCCCTGTTGCGTGAACTCGCAGGAGGTGGGCAGTGA
- the ilvD gene encoding dihydroxy-acid dehydratase yields MDHSTDNRDPVDIKPRSRDVTDGLEKTAARGMLRAVGMGDDDWDKPQIGVASSWNEITPCNLTLKKLAGFAKEGVHAAGGYPLEFGTISVSDGISMGHEGMHYSLVSREVITDSVETVMSAERLDGSIVMAGCDKSIPGMLMAAARLDLSSVFLYNGSTMPGQARLSDGTEKEVTLIDAFEAVGACRAGKMSEEDVGIIERAVCPGEGACGGMYTANTMASAAEAMGMSLPGSAAPPAIHRNRTEYARRSGEAVVGLLRKGITTRDIITRESLLNAVAVVMALGGSTNAVLHLMAIAHEAGVDLKLQDFNDVGDRVPHFGDLKPFGRYVMNDVFRVGGIPVVMRALLDAGLIDGTCLTVTGKTVAENLAEINPPDPDGKILRSMDEPLHATGGLSILTGSLAPEGAVVKTAGFDAEVFEGTARVFNQEKPAMDAVLNGELKKGDVVVIRYEGPKGGPGMREMLAITGAIKGAGIGKDVLLITDGRFSGGSTGLVIGHVAPEAVDGGPIAFIEDGDPIRVDIPSRSIDLLVDEETLADRANGWTPPPNPRLHGVLGKFAKLVQSASVGAVTNI; encoded by the coding sequence ATGGATCACAGCACAGACAACAGAGACCCAGTAGACATCAAACCCCGGTCCCGGGATGTGACCGACGGCCTGGAGAAGACGGCAGCCCGGGGCATGCTCCGCGCGGTCGGCATGGGCGACGACGACTGGGACAAACCTCAGATCGGCGTCGCCAGTTCCTGGAATGAGATCACCCCCTGCAACCTGACCCTGAAGAAGCTCGCCGGCTTCGCCAAGGAAGGCGTGCACGCGGCAGGCGGGTACCCGCTCGAGTTCGGCACGATCTCCGTGTCCGACGGCATCTCGATGGGGCATGAGGGCATGCATTACTCGCTGGTGTCCCGCGAGGTCATCACGGACTCGGTGGAGACGGTCATGTCCGCCGAGCGGCTCGACGGCTCGATCGTGATGGCAGGCTGTGACAAGTCCATTCCCGGCATGCTCATGGCCGCGGCGCGGCTGGACCTGTCCTCGGTGTTCCTCTACAACGGCTCGACGATGCCGGGACAGGCACGTCTGTCGGACGGGACGGAAAAAGAGGTCACTCTGATCGATGCTTTCGAGGCGGTCGGCGCCTGTCGGGCGGGCAAGATGTCAGAGGAGGACGTCGGAATCATCGAGCGGGCCGTCTGCCCCGGAGAGGGGGCGTGCGGCGGCATGTACACCGCGAACACCATGGCGTCCGCCGCAGAGGCTATGGGGATGAGCCTGCCCGGCTCCGCCGCGCCGCCGGCGATCCACCGGAACCGCACCGAGTACGCACGCCGCTCCGGGGAGGCCGTCGTCGGCCTGCTGCGCAAGGGCATCACCACCCGTGACATCATCACCCGTGAATCCCTGCTCAACGCTGTGGCGGTGGTCATGGCCCTCGGTGGCTCCACCAATGCGGTGCTGCACCTGATGGCTATCGCACATGAGGCGGGCGTCGACCTGAAGTTGCAGGACTTCAACGACGTCGGCGACCGGGTTCCGCACTTCGGTGACCTCAAACCGTTCGGCCGGTACGTGATGAATGACGTCTTCAGGGTCGGCGGCATCCCCGTGGTCATGCGCGCGCTGCTGGACGCCGGCCTCATCGACGGCACCTGTCTGACCGTGACCGGTAAAACGGTTGCGGAGAACCTTGCCGAGATCAACCCGCCGGATCCTGACGGGAAGATTCTGCGCAGCATGGACGAGCCGTTGCACGCGACCGGCGGACTGAGCATCCTCACGGGGTCGTTGGCACCTGAAGGAGCGGTGGTGAAGACCGCCGGCTTCGATGCCGAGGTGTTCGAGGGCACGGCACGGGTGTTCAACCAGGAGAAGCCGGCGATGGATGCTGTGCTCAACGGTGAACTGAAGAAGGGCGACGTGGTCGTGATCCGCTACGAAGGGCCCAAGGGAGGGCCTGGAATGCGGGAGATGCTGGCGATCACCGGTGCCATCAAGGGTGCCGGCATCGGTAAAGACGTCCTGCTGATCACCGACGGTCGGTTCTCCGGCGGGTCGACGGGCCTGGTCATCGGTCACGTCGCTCCGGAAGCGGTGGACGGTGGTCCGATCGCCTTCATTGAGGACGGTGATCCCATCAGAGTGGACATCCCGTCCCGCTCCATCGATCTCCTCGTCGACGAGGAGACGCTGGCGGACCGGGCCAACGGCTGGACGCCGCCACCGAACCCGCGGTTGCACGGAGTACTCGGGAAGTTCGCCAAGCTGGTGCAGTCCGCGTCGGTGGGAGCGGTCACGAACATCTGA
- a CDS encoding helix-turn-helix domain-containing protein encodes MASIDRMTHAVELRSPIFFWTVSGSAQVVVRTGAAGADGVLRVGGGQGIWIDQGARVRVDRAPDAVVVGFRCSDADVLPFSVSGTVSTGPVGERWRSSLVDQFASSLGYLRESRPSATMTAGIARPPLPTSTGGRAAANLILDAPESSWTVSSLADAVHVSPATLNRQFRRETSLSVGQWRARARIATAEVLLKDGDGKDGKDSEVTLETAAHRVGLSSASALSRLFRRAAGMTAMQVRSSGSPWPAASQVLCEGRERSTWPRTNRMHVLVWVYQGSAWVSAGDRTLDLEEGDLVWLPAGIPNTVRMGSGSLVLPVGARVGKARHTAGPVRLRAGDLDADALLGAAAQEYDPLFARQTALVDGLFYTYLANVGDEDLQHSRLMTRLLEAFRQEPSSDRTAEEWAEHFGCSRAALRGALAADGVGDFRQWRTSTRMGIARQLLFAGVPVTRIAQHLGYSTTSSFSHVFARHHGVPPSRYRGYV; translated from the coding sequence ATGGCCTCGATTGACCGTATGACGCATGCTGTTGAACTGAGATCCCCGATCTTCTTCTGGACGGTATCCGGATCCGCGCAGGTTGTTGTGCGAACTGGAGCAGCTGGCGCAGACGGTGTTCTCCGAGTGGGTGGGGGCCAAGGAATCTGGATTGACCAGGGGGCCAGGGTGCGGGTCGATCGCGCGCCGGACGCGGTGGTCGTCGGCTTCCGGTGCAGTGACGCTGATGTCCTGCCGTTTTCGGTGAGCGGTACGGTGTCCACCGGCCCGGTCGGGGAACGGTGGCGGAGCAGTCTCGTGGACCAGTTCGCCTCGAGCCTCGGCTACCTGCGCGAGTCCCGTCCGTCGGCGACCATGACGGCGGGAATTGCTCGACCGCCGTTACCGACCTCAACGGGCGGGCGCGCCGCAGCGAATCTCATCCTGGATGCTCCGGAATCCTCCTGGACCGTGTCGTCCCTGGCGGATGCGGTCCACGTGTCTCCGGCGACCTTGAACCGGCAGTTCCGTAGGGAGACGTCTCTGTCTGTCGGGCAGTGGAGGGCAAGGGCACGGATCGCGACGGCGGAAGTGTTGCTGAAGGACGGTGACGGTAAGGACGGTAAGGACAGTGAGGTCACACTGGAGACTGCAGCCCACCGTGTCGGGTTGTCTTCGGCGTCTGCTCTGTCGCGGCTCTTCCGGCGCGCGGCGGGAATGACCGCCATGCAGGTGCGGTCGTCCGGGAGTCCGTGGCCCGCTGCCTCGCAGGTGCTCTGCGAGGGACGTGAGAGGTCCACCTGGCCACGGACCAACAGGATGCATGTCCTGGTCTGGGTCTACCAGGGTTCTGCCTGGGTTTCCGCAGGCGACAGGACCCTGGATCTGGAGGAAGGCGACCTGGTATGGCTCCCTGCGGGGATCCCGAACACCGTGCGCATGGGGAGCGGTAGTCTCGTTCTCCCGGTCGGGGCGCGAGTCGGGAAGGCGCGGCACACCGCAGGGCCGGTCCGTCTGCGTGCAGGGGATCTGGATGCAGACGCACTCCTCGGGGCGGCGGCACAGGAGTATGATCCGCTCTTCGCCCGACAGACAGCACTGGTGGACGGCCTTTTTTACACGTATCTGGCCAACGTGGGTGACGAAGATCTGCAGCACTCCCGTTTGATGACCCGTCTTCTGGAAGCGTTCCGACAGGAGCCGTCATCGGACCGAACAGCGGAGGAGTGGGCGGAGCATTTCGGATGTTCCCGGGCAGCGCTGCGGGGAGCGTTGGCGGCGGACGGCGTGGGGGACTTCCGGCAGTGGCGGACGTCGACACGGATGGGAATTGCCCGCCAACTTCTCTTTGCTGGAGTGCCGGTGACCAGGATCGCCCAGCATCTGGGATATTCCACCACCAGCTCCTTCAGCCACGTTTTCGCCCGGCATCACGGCGTCCCGCCGAGCAGGTACCGGGGCTATGTGTGA
- a CDS encoding TetR/AcrR family transcriptional regulator: MAGGRRAEQQERNRHRILSAARDEFSDVGYRSTKIDAVAGRAELTRGAVYSNFVGKRALGLAVAVGVLSETADAADWAGRPAPTRQDAVSSLARGWLARLPAGGATGDSELAHLVSDLHAEIRNDRDLRDAYSQLLALDAIILGRALETLGQGETGRQVKVASSLLSLLHSAGNLSAMAPGFTDPFDVVTGCTSLAATDFSDAWTPPHASIVPPVHAEDRPWEPPTGMYDLITGSAVESWATGGDTIIAVLGLRQAAAVEQALRSADGEHVTLVLVTDDPGERAPLAEMALAELLGVLRPVVPSDALAGLTVILDRDGRCAEAVGLRAATDDTHVALRIGGGRITARAEGPAACHALTTMSDHMSDHGMSRPAR; this comes from the coding sequence ATGGCTGGAGGACGTAGGGCCGAGCAGCAGGAACGCAACCGGCACCGCATCCTGTCCGCGGCTCGGGACGAGTTCTCGGACGTCGGGTACCGGAGTACGAAGATTGACGCCGTTGCCGGACGCGCGGAACTGACGAGGGGAGCGGTCTACTCGAATTTTGTCGGGAAACGCGCTCTCGGACTCGCCGTTGCTGTCGGTGTACTTTCCGAGACCGCCGATGCCGCTGACTGGGCAGGACGGCCCGCCCCCACACGACAGGACGCAGTGTCGTCACTGGCGCGGGGGTGGCTCGCTCGTCTGCCCGCCGGAGGAGCAACAGGGGACTCGGAGCTCGCTCATCTTGTCAGCGACCTCCACGCCGAGATCCGGAATGACCGTGATCTACGCGACGCCTATTCCCAGCTCCTGGCCCTGGACGCCATCATTCTCGGCCGGGCGTTGGAGACACTCGGGCAGGGAGAAACGGGCCGTCAGGTCAAGGTCGCCTCGTCGCTGTTGTCGCTGCTGCACTCGGCTGGCAACCTCAGCGCCATGGCCCCCGGATTCACCGACCCGTTCGATGTCGTGACCGGATGTACCTCACTTGCGGCGACGGATTTCTCTGATGCATGGACGCCTCCGCACGCATCCATCGTGCCACCCGTTCACGCCGAGGACCGCCCGTGGGAGCCTCCGACAGGAATGTATGACCTGATCACTGGCAGTGCTGTGGAGTCGTGGGCCACGGGTGGCGACACCATCATTGCGGTGCTCGGTCTGCGACAGGCCGCCGCGGTGGAACAGGCGCTACGGTCGGCAGATGGCGAGCACGTCACCCTGGTCTTGGTCACCGACGACCCTGGCGAACGTGCGCCACTCGCTGAGATGGCGCTCGCCGAACTTCTCGGCGTCCTGCGCCCTGTGGTGCCTTCCGATGCGCTCGCCGGACTGACCGTCATCCTGGATCGCGACGGTCGTTGTGCAGAGGCTGTCGGTCTCCGGGCCGCCACCGACGACACTCACGTGGCGCTTCGCATCGGCGGAGGTCGTATCACCGCTCGCGCGGAAGGCCCGGCAGCCTGTCACGCGCTGACCACCATGTCTGACCACATGTCCGACCACGGGATGAGTCGACCCGCCCGGTAG